From Carassius gibelio isolate Cgi1373 ecotype wild population from Czech Republic chromosome B23, carGib1.2-hapl.c, whole genome shotgun sequence, the proteins below share one genomic window:
- the gltpd2a gene encoding ceramide-1-phosphate transfer protein codes for MEALGPLVGFFTHKVEEKITLIRQLSLEESARPNAIPDERVAPPPPNAYRSVRSMLEAELQRGVVSFDTETPSGSRTLLRLHRSLLWLQLLLEKLGTEREGRSMGDLCRDAYLEVLAPHHPWLVQRAAELVFRTMPDRSAFLQLVCVRTQEEAEPVMRVVVAAIREIHRRTQKELEIRNMLDLP; via the coding sequence ATGGAGGCCCTGGGACCTCTGGTGGgatttttcactcataaagttgaGGAGAAGATCACACTCATCCGACAGCTCTCGCTGGAAGAATCCGCCAGACCGAACGCAATCCCTGATGAGCGTGTAGCCCCGCCCCCTCCAAACGCCTACCGCTCCGTGCGCTCCATGCTGGAGGCGGAGCTTCAGAGGGGCGTGGTATCTTTTGACACGGAAACCCCCTCCGGCAGTCGGACTTTGCTCCGCCTCCACCGCTCGTTGTTATGGCTACAGCTGCTGCTAGAGAAGCTGGGCACGGAGCGCGAGGGGCGGAGCATGGGCGATCTTTGCCGTGATGCGTACCTGGAGGTTTTAGCGCCGCATCACCCCTGGCTTGTGCAGCGTGCGGCAGAGCTGGTGTTCCGCACGATGCCCGACCGCAGCGCGTTCCTGCAGCTGGTGTGCGTGCGCACGCAGGAGGAGGCGGAGCCTGTCATGCGCGTCGTCGTCGCAGCCATCCGAGAAATTCACAGACGGACTCAGAAAGAGCTGGAGATCAGAAACATGTTGGACCTGccttaa